CAGTTCGCTTAATTACCAAAGAATGTCCATGTCATGAACTTCGTTTTCGTTTTCGCTTCTTTTCCTGCTCTACTGCCTCGGCAACCACAGGTTTATTCTCAAAACGTTTGGTATAATTAGTATAATCAGGGACAGTACGTTCATATATTGGATCAAGGAACAGCGGGCTGGAAATGATATGATCTGCCGTGCTTCGATTACAACAGAAAACAATATTCTCTACACTTGCGAGACGCGTCAACGCCTTCACATCCGTATCATGCGGTTGGAGAGTCATCGGATCTGTGAAAAAAAACAAGTAATCAATTTCTCCGTCCACAATGCGCGACCCCATCTGCTGATCACCACCTAAAGGACCAGATTTGAGAATTGTAAAATCCCACTCTACATCAGGATGCTTTTCTTTCAGTGCCTCAAGAATAAGAGTACCGGTAGTTCCCGTACAATAAAACTTATGTCCCATCAGCAATTCCGAATTCCAGAGCACCCATTCTATGAGATCTTTCTTCATAGCATCGTGTGCCACCAATCCAATTTTTCTAATTAATTTTTCCATAAGGCAATGTCTTTGAAGATTAAACAATCAGAAACCGATAACAGTTCTTACAATTGAGAAAAGAATTTCTTCCCATGCAAATAAAACTGCACTAATATACTGTTTTTTGTCCGTTCCGGTATCACAGAAAGGCACGTTTTCCTTAGATTTTCCTCACGAGATGCAGCGAATGAGGAACGAAGCGAGACATAGGCACGACGTGCACGAACCACGGCCCAAGCATTGGGAAACTGCCCGCGCAAGAAGAAGTTCAACGCTGCCACATAGTCCAATACAGCACGCACACGCATCACGGAAGTTAAATCTTCCTGCGGCAAATTCTTATACAGCATAACAAGATTGTTACGGAAATTAAGGAAAGTCTTACAGGGATTCTCTTTTTTCAGGGTAGCACCACCCACATGGAACACCACACTTTGAGGAACACAGAC
Above is a window of Bacteroides helcogenes P 36-108 DNA encoding:
- a CDS encoding methylglyoxal synthase — translated: MEKLIRKIGLVAHDAMKKDLIEWVLWNSELLMGHKFYCTGTTGTLILEALKEKHPDVEWDFTILKSGPLGGDQQMGSRIVDGEIDYLFFFTDPMTLQPHDTDVKALTRLASVENIVFCCNRSTADHIISSPLFLDPIYERTVPDYTNYTKRFENKPVVAEAVEQEKKRKRKRSS